The DNA sequence AGTTTTAACTTCTGTTTTATCAACTTTACCAGGAGTAAAAAACATAGTATCAACCCCTACCGGAACCAATTTTAAATTTTCTTTTGAACAGCCTAAGGCTATGAGTTTTTCTCCTAAATAAGGTGTATTTGCTGTTATTAATACTTTTTTATTAAACAGTTTTTCATAATATCCGTTATTTGGAATACGCCCATATAAAGGAAAAAAAGCATCATGACCATGAAATGTTACTATAACTGTTGGTTTAAAAATATTAGTATTAGTTATAACTCGATATGGGAATGAATTTGTGCCATATTGCACATGGATAATAGCTGCATTATTAAATTGAATATAAAATTTCCATTGATATAGCCATGTTAAACTGAAGTTAGAAAACTCTTTATGATAGTTGATAATAGATATTAAATTATGTAAATTTTTTAATAAAATCATACACCACTTAGATAAACGAATTAATTTGTTTTTAGGAATTTTATAATCTTCTATAACTATTCGATCTAATAAATTATGCTCAAAAATTATAGGAGAAATTAAAAAGTTGTCCTTTATGACTTTTTTAGTCACTATTTTTATTTTATATCCTAACTCAAGAGCGGCAAGTATTTGTGCTATAATAAATGTTTCTGACAAATGAGGAAACTCTGGAACCTTAAAAACTATTTCTTTGTTTTCTGCCATATTATTTTAGTTAAAACTAAATTGCCACCCAATCAAATGACCAAATTTATTTTTTTATCACAATAAATAAAAATAAAACATAACACAAAACAGGCTACTGAAACTATTAAAATACTTAAAATTGGAGTTATGAAAAAGGCATCAAAACTTACTGTTTTAAACATTTCTAACATTAAAGGATGCAATAAATAAATACAAAAACAGTGCCCCCCACTTATCATAAAAAACATAGGAACCGCATAACGACTCATACTATCAAAAAAATTAGCTACATGCCAATCAATAGTAGATATTTTACCAAATTTCACAACTAAAGGCACTGATACATGAATAAAAATAACAGAAAAAGTGGCTAATATTCTTAAAAATGATAAACCAAATTGTCTCTGATTTATCTTTTTATTTTTATTCATTTTTAAAAAAAGTTTTTTTTTTCTCTCTAATTTTTAACTGTATTACAAAAAACATTTCCTTAATTGGCAATTTAGAAAATGCTTGTAAGCGCCATTTTTTGTCTATTCCAACATTGGTTTTCTTAAAATAGAGCTTAAAAATCAAATTTCTTCTTATTCGATTCAATACACTACCAAATTCTTTATCGGAAAAAATCTTAGATTTACTATTTAATAAAACCAAAGTTTTAAGCCATTTCAAAAATAGTTTTAATTCATATACTTTTATAGGTTGGTTTAACAACAACATTTTTGACACCAAAGAATCGCTAAATTTATTTGTATCATAATTTAGTTTTTTAAATAATTGTAATCTAATGGAGATATCATCTAAAACTTGTTGTGATTTATGTTTTGTTGAAGCTTGTCTATCATGAACCCTATATAACAATAATACCGTTTGTAAATTATAAATTTCTCCTAACCATGCAACTTGAGTCCAAAAATAATAATCTTCACCACTTATTCTTGTTTCATCATAAAAATAATTTGCTAATTCTTTTCTTCTAAACATTGAGGCCCCCATACAGATTGAGCAGGATAATAATAGTTCAGCTAAAATTTCTGAGTATTTTTCTTTATAGGGTATCACCTCATTTGAGCCACCAAAATATTTAACCAAACCTCCACATATAAAAATATGAGAATTCTCATTTAAAACATTCACTTGTTTTTCAAGGCGCTCAGGCACAGATACATCATCTCCATCCATTCTAGCAATGTATTTACCTTTAGCTAATTTAAATCCTTCATTCGTTGCAATTGAAACACCTTTGTTTTCTTTAAAATATATGGTTTTAATTCTAAAATCAGTAAATGTTTTTAATAGCTCTGAAGTGCCATCGGTAGAACCATCATCAATAATAATTAATTCAAAGTCTGAAAAAGTCTGATTCAAAATACTATATACTGCTTCTTCTATATATAAAACATTGTTAAATACAGGCATTATTACGGAAACAACTGGATTAAAACTCATATTCTACCAACAATTAACAGTAATAAACTTTTAAACTTTAACACAAATTCATGCCTTGGGTTTGCTAAAAATGATTTTCCTAAAAAATAAAATTTAGATTTATTTTTTTTAGAAAATTTTAATATCACAAAACGTTTTAAATAATAATTTGAGTTATACAAACTCATATATTTTCTTGAAAAATTATCTATGCTTAACTTTAATTTTCTTCTTCTTTTATATGCTTTATTTATAGCATAAAAATGCCAGTATTCAGCTTTATACAAATTATCGTTGCAAGATATGCTGTTTTCATGTATTCTATAGCGGTATAACGTTTTATCAATAAATACGTGCTTACCTTCTTCTTCCAATTTATAATACAAATCTTGATCGACTGCACGTTTCATTAGTGGGTTAATACCCTCTGATTTTTGATATTTTTCTTTTTTAAAACTTGCAAAATGCGTTAAAGCTCCATTAGCATAAGTTAAATATGATTTTCCCATTGGAATATGACTACCATAAAGACTTGCTTTTTTAAAATTCATATTTAAATCGACCAATTCGTATTTTGAAGTAATAATAGCAGCTTCTTTATTTGAAAAGTGTGCCTTAATCATAACCTGCAAAGCATTTGATGTTAGTGCATCATCTGGATCTAAAAAACCTAAAATAGTACCTTGGGCTAATTGCACACATTTCCCTTTTGTGAATCCGCAACCTTTATTTTGAGTATTTTGATACAGCTTAAATCTGCTGTCTTTTTTTATAATATTTTTTATTACTTGTAAAGAATTATCTGTAGAACAATCATCTACAATAACTACTTCCCAATTGGTATAAGTTTGTTGCATAATACTTTGATAACAGTCTTTAAAAAAATGACCATTATTATAATTAGCGACAAGTATTGAGAATAACATAGAATAAGATATTATTCTGCTAATATATCTTATTTTATTCTTTTATAGAACATGTAGCCTTTCCCAAAAAACTTCAAAGAAATTAATAAGGTCAAAACATATACAGCATTACTTCTATATTCTTTTAACACAGCTTTGATAAAAGGAAAAATTGGTATCCTCTTAATGTGTTTATCTTCATAACAAAGGTTTATGCAACGCCTTAATAAAAACTTACGGGATTTTTTATCAGCCTGTTGTTTTATATCTAAATACGTAAGCCAAGACACCCTAAAATAGCTATCATTCAAATCACTTTTTGTTTTTAATTGACTACGTATGGAACTATCATGATACCTACGTAAAGTTACCACCTCATCAACAAAAAAAGCCTTTGTAGTTAAATGAATTAATTTACAAAAATAATTATACTCTTGCCCCGAACTTAGGTTTTCATTAAACCGAATAGACTTTGCTACAGCTGCTTTTATGCAAACATCATACGTTAACCAATTTACATATTGTAGAACATAATTATGAGCAGTTATTTTATATTCATCAAATGTATAATACGCATCTATTCTAGTATTATCTGCATTAAAATATTTGGTTCTTGTTATTATAAAATCAAAATTATTATTTTTTATTCCTGCATACTTTATTTCTAGATGATTTGGAGTCATTAAATCATCACTATCAAAAAAAACAATGTAATCGCCCTTAGCGCTATCTAATCCTATATTCCTACATACATTCCCCCCTTTAGGTTTATTTTTTGGTCTTTTAAGATATTTAAATCTTATATCCTGTTTTATATAATTACCAATAGTTTCATCACTATTATCATCACTGCCATCATCAACT is a window from the Pseudalgibacter alginicilyticus genome containing:
- a CDS encoding glycosyltransferase family 2 protein → MIEHSLISIIIPTYNRANLIRETLYSIKTQTYQNWECIIVDDGSDDNSDETIGNYIKQDIRFKYLKRPKNKPKGGNVCRNIGLDSAKGDYIVFFDSDDLMTPNHLEIKYAGIKNNNFDFIITRTKYFNADNTRIDAYYTFDEYKITAHNYVLQYVNWLTYDVCIKAAVAKSIRFNENLSSGQEYNYFCKLIHLTTKAFFVDEVVTLRRYHDSSIRSQLKTKSDLNDSYFRVSWLTYLDIKQQADKKSRKFLLRRCINLCYEDKHIKRIPIFPFIKAVLKEYRSNAVYVLTLLISLKFFGKGYMFYKRIK
- a CDS encoding glycosyltransferase family 2 protein; its protein translation is MSFNPVVSVIMPVFNNVLYIEEAVYSILNQTFSDFELIIIDDGSTDGTSELLKTFTDFRIKTIYFKENKGVSIATNEGFKLAKGKYIARMDGDDVSVPERLEKQVNVLNENSHIFICGGLVKYFGGSNEVIPYKEKYSEILAELLLSCSICMGASMFRRKELANYFYDETRISGEDYYFWTQVAWLGEIYNLQTVLLLYRVHDRQASTKHKSQQVLDDISIRLQLFKKLNYDTNKFSDSLVSKMLLLNQPIKVYELKLFLKWLKTLVLLNSKSKIFSDKEFGSVLNRIRRNLIFKLYFKKTNVGIDKKWRLQAFSKLPIKEMFFVIQLKIREKKKTFFKNE
- a CDS encoding glycosyltransferase yields the protein MAENKEIVFKVPEFPHLSETFIIAQILAALELGYKIKIVTKKVIKDNFLISPIIFEHNLLDRIVIEDYKIPKNKLIRLSKWCMILLKNLHNLISIINYHKEFSNFSLTWLYQWKFYIQFNNAAIIHVQYGTNSFPYRVITNTNIFKPTVIVTFHGHDAFFPLYGRIPNNGYYEKLFNKKVLITANTPYLGEKLIALGCSKENLKLVPVGVDTMFFTPGKVDKTEVKTLRLITVGRLDKVKGHQFAIEVVNELIKKRINVSLTIIGEGLERENLENLIKAYSLEEYVFLKGSKSQIQIREELRGHNLFLMLGVPVENERRETQGLVTLEAQACGLPVIAFDSGGIKYTVQEGVTGFVCKEFDIDTVVKKIEFFNQKRNLIKEMGTQATIFVNNQYSQTIINKRWEQIYNSVIN
- a CDS encoding glycosyltransferase family 2 protein, with translation MLFSILVANYNNGHFFKDCYQSIMQQTYTNWEVVIVDDCSTDNSLQVIKNIIKKDSRFKLYQNTQNKGCGFTKGKCVQLAQGTILGFLDPDDALTSNALQVMIKAHFSNKEAAIITSKYELVDLNMNFKKASLYGSHIPMGKSYLTYANGALTHFASFKKEKYQKSEGINPLMKRAVDQDLYYKLEEEGKHVFIDKTLYRYRIHENSISCNDNLYKAEYWHFYAINKAYKRRRKLKLSIDNFSRKYMSLYNSNYYLKRFVILKFSKKNKSKFYFLGKSFLANPRHEFVLKFKSLLLLIVGRI
- a CDS encoding acyltransferase family protein, which gives rise to MNKNKKINQRQFGLSFLRILATFSVIFIHVSVPLVVKFGKISTIDWHVANFFDSMSRYAVPMFFMISGGHCFCIYLLHPLMLEMFKTVSFDAFFITPILSILIVSVACFVLCFIFIYCDKKINLVI